A genome region from Archaeoglobus fulgidus DSM 4304 includes the following:
- a CDS encoding DUF7287 family protein: MDNQAKLSLDLLLGLSIFLTTFLFVANFLPGIFADVRHEIALGSHAYRVAALLVEDPGYPDDWCTAVDTSNCISKEFRPGLAIFDENNGTEYNYLNTSKIFKLQELLSNSACRDTVRNYLGLNSTNFKYKFYFSLKYLNDTEIVSGGDNLPEMGNIIKFDRLVYVDNCTAIPCESIAERCVCKLEVAVWI; the protein is encoded by the coding sequence ATGGACAACCAAGCTAAACTGAGCTTAGACCTGTTGCTAGGACTTTCAATATTTCTCACCACCTTCTTATTCGTAGCCAACTTTCTGCCGGGGATTTTTGCCGACGTAAGGCATGAGATTGCCCTCGGAAGTCATGCGTATCGTGTTGCTGCTTTGCTTGTGGAGGATCCGGGGTATCCAGATGACTGGTGCACTGCGGTTGACACCTCCAACTGTATTAGCAAAGAATTTCGACCCGGATTGGCAATATTTGACGAAAACAACGGAACAGAATACAATTACCTCAATACATCCAAAATATTCAAGCTACAAGAGCTTTTAAGCAACTCGGCCTGCAGGGACACTGTGAGGAATTACTTGGGACTGAATTCTACGAATTTTAAGTATAAGTTCTACTTCAGCCTGAAGTACCTCAATGACACAGAAATCGTAAGCGGTGGGGATAATTTGCCTGAAATGGGCAACATCATCAAGTTTGACAGGCTGGTTTACGTTGACAACTGCACCGCAATACCCTGTGAAAGCATCGCGGAAAGGTGTGTTTGCAAATTGGAGGTGGCGGTATGGATTTGA